In a genomic window of Gopherus evgoodei ecotype Sinaloan lineage chromosome 14, rGopEvg1_v1.p, whole genome shotgun sequence:
- the E2F1 gene encoding transcription factor E2F1 isoform X2, which yields MFIKVRCQPRLFSFLQWKKLRVKRKLDLETDHQYIAESIQTSRGKAKNPVKGVKSPGEKSRYETSLNLTTKRFLELLSQSPDGVVDLNWAAEVLKVQKRRIYDITNVLEGIQLITKKSKNNIQWLGSQSAVGNTSKYQVLEKEIRDLQVAEQQLDDLLQMCTVQLKLLTEDPENQHSAYVTCQDLRSIADPSEQMVMVIKAPPETQLQVSDPAEAFHVALKSTQGPIDVFLCPEDSSGVCSPVKSPFKATAEESSPGSSEAAASPLLHPTQDVNLPLVPSEQEPLLPGENALPLKCMADEVSLSPLASVDALLEQSKDDFSSFLPDEFINLSPPQPQDYHFGLEEGEGISELFDCDFGDFAPLDF from the exons GTGAAGAGGAAGTTAGATCTGGAGACCGATCACCAGTACATAGCAGAGAGCATCCAGACATCCCGGGGCAAAGCGAAAAACCCTGTCAAAG GTGTGAAATCTCCTGGGGAGAAGTCCCGTTATGAAACCTCTCTGAACCTGACCACCAAGCGTTTCTTGGAGCTGCTAAGCCAGTCACCAGATGGGGTGGTGGATCTCAACTGGGCAGCAGAGGTCCTGAAAGTGCAGAAGAGGCGGATCTACGACATCACCAATGTCCTGGAGGGCATTCAGCTAATCACCAAGAAATCCAAGAACAACATCCAGTGGCT GGGCAGCCAGTCAGCTGTGGGGAACACCAGTAAGTACCAGGTGCTGGAGAAGGAAATCCGTGACCTTCAGGTGGCTGAGCAGCAGCTGGATGACCTCCTCCAGATGTGCACTGTCCAGCTCAAGCTCCTCACTGAGGACCCTGAGAATCAGCA CTCTGCTTATGTGACCTGCCAAGATCTTCGCAGCATCGCAGACCCCTCTGAGCAAATGGTGATGGTGATAAAAGCCCCTCCAGAGACCCAGCTGCAAGTTTCAGACCCAGCAGAG GCTTTCCATGTTGCCTTGAAAAGCACCCAGGGCCCCATCGACGTGTTCCTGTGCCCAGAAGACAGCTCCGGGGTTTGTAGCCCAGTCAAGAGTCCTTTCAAAGCAACTGCTGAGGAATCATCCCCTGGTTCTTCTGAGGCAGCAGCAtccccgctcctgcaccccacccaggACGTGAACTTGCCATTGGTGCCCAGTGAGCAAG AGCCCCTCCTTCCTGGGGAGAATGCgctgccactgaagtgcatgGCCGATGAGGTGAGTCTCTCACCACTGGCCTCTGTGGATGCTCTGCTAGAGCAGAGCAAGGATGACTTCTCCAGCTTCCTCCCGGACGAGTTCATCAACCTGTCTCCGCCCCAGCCCCAGGATTACCACTTCGGCCTGGAGGAGGGCGAGGGCATCAGTGAGCTCTTCGACTGTGACTTCGGGGactttgcgcctttggacttctgA